The Streptomyces sp. V4I8 genome includes the window GCCGTTGATCTCATTGCCCACCTGGACCATGTCGGCGGTGGTGCCTTGAGCCTTCAACGCGTTCAACACGTCGTACGTGTGGTTGTACACGTCGGTCCTGAGTTGGCTGTACGAGTGGCCCGCCCAGGCGGCCGGCTTGTTCTGGGCGCCCGGGTCGGCCCAGGTGTCCGAGTAGTGGAAGTCGACCAGCAGCTTCATGCCGGCCGCCTTGACGCGCTTGGCCATGGCGAGGACGCGCGTCTTGTTGTTGTAGCCGTCGGCCGGGTTGACCCAGACCTTCAGGCGCGCGTAGTTCATGCCGGCGTTCTTCAGGATGGTGACCGGGTCGCCGGTGGTGCCGGAACCGGTCCTGTAGACGCCACCCTTGGCCTCGCTCTTGGCGAGGGAGGAGATGTCGGCACCGTGGATCGACGTGCCGCCCGTGCCGGACGCGAAGGTCAGGTCGTCGACATTGATCCAGTTGCCGGCGTTCGCGTCACTGTTGATGCTGATGGTGCACTGGTTGTTGGTCACATTGACCGGCACGACGATACGGATCCAGCCGCTCGCCGAGACCGGGAGGTCGGTGCGCTGTTCCGTGCCACCGCAGTTCTTCAGTGCTATGTACGCCGAGTTCTGGCCACCGCCGGAGCGGACCCATGCGGTGAGCTTGTAGTTCCCGTTGGTCAGCCCGGACAGGTACTGGTACGTCTCCACCTTGTAGGCCGAGGACGCGTAGTGGGTCAGGCGGTAACTCCCGCCGTGGCCACCGGACTCGGTGAAGGAGGCGGAGTTCTGTCCGGCCGCCGAGTAGGTGGACCAGCCGGCCGGGGTGGCGGTACCGGTGCCGTCCGACTCGAAGCCGCCGTTGGTGAGCGTGCTCGCCGCCGAGGCGGTCTGCGCGGGCAGGGCGGTGAGGGCGAGTCCGGCTGCGAGCGGCAGCAGCAGGGCTCGGAGGGTGCGTCTGGGATGGAACATCGTCGTCCGTCGTCCCTTCGACGTAAGGGGGTTGGGGGTGCCCCTCACCTGGGCGGTGAGGAGAGCCCCTCCGCCCGCGGCTCGTGGCACGCGCGGACGGAGGGGGAGTCGGCTCAGCCGTCGAGTCGTACGACCCGGACGGCTCCCGCGGGGACCTCGATACGGCCCGCGGCGCGTTCACCGGTCAGCAGTTCGGTGCCGGGTGCCTCCAGCGGCACCTTGGCGTCCGACGCGGTGTGGTTGAGGGCGAACAGGTAGCTGCCCGACTCGCCGGCGCGTCGCACGACCTCGACATCGTGGGGCAGGTCGACACGCGGGGCGACCTGCGCGTCCTCGATCGCCCAGCCCAGCAGCGCGTCGAGGCCATCGGCACCCAGGCGGGTGGACACGTACCAGGCGGTGCCCTCTCCGAGGCGGTGCCGGGTGACGGCCGGGTGACCGGCGGTCAGTCCGTCGGCGTACGTCCAGACGGTCTCGGCGCCGCGCGGGACGACGAACTCGGTCCACACGTCGCCGCTGAGCTCGGAGCCGTCCGGGCCGGTGACGCGCACCAGCTGGTCCGGGAGCAGTGGCGAGAACTCCTCGATCGTCAGGCCGAGGACGTCCCGCAGCGGGCCGGGGTAGGCGCCCTCGTGCACGGCGTCGTGCTCGTCGACGATGCCGGAGAAGTACGACACGACGAGGGTGCCGCCGTGCTCGACGTACCGGCGCAGATTGCGGCCGGCCGCCTCCGTCATCAGGTACAGCGCGGGTACGACGACAAGGGGATAGGCCGACAAGTCGGCTTCCGGGTGGGCGAAGTCGACCGTGAGGTGGCGGTCGTAGAGCACCTCGTAGAAGGCGTCGGCGCGCTCGCGCGGGTCGTGGTCCTCGCTGGGGCGCCAGTCGAGGTTCTGCGCCCACCAGGAGTGCCAGTCCCACAGCATGGCCACATCGGCCTGGGTGCGGGTGCCCCGCACGGTGCTCAACGAGTCGAGGGCGGAGCCGAGTTCGACGACCTCGCGCCACACGCGCGTGTCGGTGCCGCCGTGCGGGACCATCGCCGAGTGGAACTTCTCGGCGCCGCGCCGGGACTGCCGCCACTGGAAGAACATGGCGCCCTCGGAGCCGCGCGCGACATGGGCGAGGGAGTTGCGGGCCATCTGTCCGGGAGCCTTGGCGGGGTTGCGGGCCTGCCAGTTGACGCCGGAGGTGGAGTGCTCCAGGAGGATCCAGGGCGCTCCCCCGGCCACCGAGCGGGTGAGGTCGGCGGCCATGGCCAGGTTGACGTGGGTGCGGCGGCCGTCGGTCATCAGGTAGTGGTCGTTGGTGACGAGGTCGACCTCGCGGCCCCAGGCCCAGTAGTCGACGGAGTCGCACTGACTGAGGGCGGTCATGAAGTTGGTGGTGACCGGGACGCCGGGCGAGAGGCGGTGCAGGATGTCCCGCTCCATACGGAAGTTCTCGCGCATGGTGGCGTCGGCGAACCGCTTGTAGTCCAGCGCCTGGGCCGGGTTGACGGCCGTGGGGGTCGCGCGCGGC containing:
- a CDS encoding beta-galactosidase, coding for MPETTPRGLTRLAFGGDYNPEQWPESVWQEDVRLMREAGVTMVSVGIFSWALLEPSPGVYDFGWLDRLFDLLHENGIRVDLGTPTVCPPVWFYRAHPEALPVTAEGVRYEFGSRAAICHSNADYRAAAASIATRLAERYGDHPALAMWHVHNEYGVPVSACYCDSCAAHFRRWLESTYQTVDAVNEAWGTAFWGQRYADFEQINPPRATPTAVNPAQALDYKRFADATMRENFRMERDILHRLSPGVPVTTNFMTALSQCDSVDYWAWGREVDLVTNDHYLMTDGRRTHVNLAMAADLTRSVAGGAPWILLEHSTSGVNWQARNPAKAPGQMARNSLAHVARGSEGAMFFQWRQSRRGAEKFHSAMVPHGGTDTRVWREVVELGSALDSLSTVRGTRTQADVAMLWDWHSWWAQNLDWRPSEDHDPRERADAFYEVLYDRHLTVDFAHPEADLSAYPLVVVPALYLMTEAAGRNLRRYVEHGGTLVVSYFSGIVDEHDAVHEGAYPGPLRDVLGLTIEEFSPLLPDQLVRVTGPDGSELSGDVWTEFVVPRGAETVWTYADGLTAGHPAVTRHRLGEGTAWYVSTRLGADGLDALLGWAIEDAQVAPRVDLPHDVEVVRRAGESGSYLFALNHTASDAKVPLEAPGTELLTGERAAGRIEVPAGAVRVVRLDG
- a CDS encoding arabinogalactan endo-beta-1,4-galactanase, producing the protein MFHPRRTLRALLLPLAAGLALTALPAQTASAASTLTNGGFESDGTGTATPAGWSTYSAAGQNSASFTESGGHGGSYRLTHYASSAYKVETYQYLSGLTNGNYKLTAWVRSGGGQNSAYIALKNCGGTEQRTDLPVSASGWIRIVVPVNVTNNQCTISINSDANAGNWINVDDLTFASGTGGTSIHGADISSLAKSEAKGGVYRTGSGTTGDPVTILKNAGMNYARLKVWVNPADGYNNKTRVLAMAKRVKAAGMKLLVDFHYSDTWADPGAQNKPAAWAGHSYSQLRTDVYNHTYDVLNALKAQGTTADMVQVGNEINGGMLWNEGSTSNWSQLAGLLNSGYDAVKAVNSSTTVALHLAKGGDLSGTRWWFDSAVSNGVKFDAIGLSYYGYWHGSLYDFQTTLDDAAARYGKPVFVAETAYPFRLDSEDSHEEIINTTGELVSGYPANTAGQRRWMNDVASIVEAVPNGRGLGVFYWEATWTAVSGNGWDPTDASSGNGWENQALFGYDDKALSSMAWFSHR